In Sander vitreus isolate 19-12246 chromosome 8, sanVit1, whole genome shotgun sequence, the genomic window GTACACTACTAGACAAGTTGATGCAAGACAAGTTTGGTGTGGTATGATACATTAAATGCATTACTCCTGACTCAGAGGTTTGTCTAAAAATGGGCTAAATTATGAAACGTGAAAATCAATTCTTCAACATGAATCGTTACTATTGCTAAATAAACAACAGGTCCCGTTGATTTCATTGGTCAAAGCTCCAGCACTTGTAATTTGTAAAAACCAACGATTCTGAGTTAAGCTTATAGCTAAAcacataattgttgttgtgtgtgtttgtacctgtCCACTGCTGGCCATACTGATGGACAACAGTCCCCCTCCTCTTAGTGAATTCAAAGTAATGTCAGGACTGTCTACTCCTTCTGGAAGCAGGAAGTTCTGATTCAGCCACATCACCAcctacacacacgcgcgcatATAAACAATTACATACATGAAATATTACATTCATATAGGTTTTAATTGGCAAACATATATCTGCATTTTATTGCCGTGAGCATGCTGTGGGACTGATCAGAATCATGCTGTCCTGTTGTCCTCTGTCTTCCTGAGAGACACGCTGCCAGCCTACCCGCTGTGGTCGGTCGTTGATGCTGAATGTGACCCTTCCAGTGGGCGGAGCAGCTGAGGAGTCCACTGTAATGTCATACATGGAGAAACGAGGCAGCTGACGAGTGATTTCAAACACGTGGAATTGGGTGCTGGAGCGGACAAAAAGAATGAAGTGCAGAGAAAACGAAATAGAGGTGTTAATCACATGGAAAGGAAACAACACAATTAGAACACGACAGCACGCATCACATCACTTACTCACACGTCCTACCTAGTTTTCCCTCCAACAAAGGCTTTGATGTGCAGATCTACTGGTATATCTTTTGGGGGGACAATGGGGACTCGGACACAGCCCGACAGGTTCTGGGCACTGGGGTGGACAACGTGACTCTCCCCCTCAAATATCCCCTCTGCGAAGATGAGCACCGCACGGATAATGGTTTCTGGAGGGGATAAAGGAGAGATTCAGGGACCTTGGGACTTAGTATTTACTCAGTCTGTGACATGCTTGAAACtctcagctttaaaaaaaaaaaagaagaaaaaaaaaagggacagttcaccccaaaaccAAAGACACATATTTCTCCTCGTACCTGTAGTGCTGAACATCAGGGACAAAAAACACCTAAGCCATATTGTAAAGGTGGCTGGCCATATGACAGGTATCCCACTGTCCCGCTTGATGGCTATCTTTGACCAGCAAGTACACCGCAAGACCCCGGTCGATATTAGACTGCACAAACATCCCTTAATGTTTACATGTCACGCTATCCCGAGCACGAGCCTCTCGTCCATGAGTACGCTTCCTTCTGCGCAGTGATTACGGCGGGCGGGTGTAGTTcggtagaaagaaaatagttcttacatgaaactgctcacaaccagaTCTGTGATTAACcgggtcatgatttctggaaagagacactgctgttgagttaaaaaaaaataaaaaatgaaaactgatcTCACAGCACATATCTCCACATCATATCGTAATATTCTTGGAcaattatgtacaataaatACTTGGTGCAATAATTTATCAGCTACATGagcaaaatgtgttatgtattcactgctgctacttattattcacactgtacttatttatgttCGTACTGTACTTTATGTTGACACTGCACTACAATAGAATTTGTACAATCCATTTGAAACAATCTTTTTAACCTAATCTTACTTGTAACCTTATCCCACTTTAATTCCACCTAAcgtttttatgtatttcttaCTGTAGCTATGTTACTCTAAACACCTACTGActttctcttttcttactcTATCTTTTTGCCTAACTAaataatttccctgaggggatcaataaagtattctgattcatATATATTGGAGATAAGGCAGACATCTTTATggccgatatctccaacactgggcaacaaCAAATAAATCCAGATTGATAtatagcactacaggtaagaggaaaatatgtgttttttttattttggggtaAACTCCCTTTAAGTGCTAAAAACACTCTACCATTTGGTGTTGAAATGCTGAGCTCTACATGAGCCTTCTGAGCCTCCGTAGCAGGTCTCACTGACAGCGCCGTCTGGAGCTGAGTGTTGGCTGGTATGACACCCATCCCATTGTTTGTCTCTGACACACCCTGAAACAATAGCACAGTTTGTGTGGACGTTAGCATACAATAATATGCAGACCAATGTGAATTAAGCATCCTGTGATTGTCTATAGAGTCTGCTTTCTCTGAAATAAACAGGGATGCGGCCAAAATGTGACGAGGATAAAATGaaaaagggagaagaaaaaaaatgttgtttgtaCTAGCTGTACTTCAGCATAATGtcgataaaaaataaaataaaatgacgaATACAAAAATGATggaataaatacatatatactgtactaggggtgttgaaatgtaACATTGCATTGATGCATCGCAATGCGgacctggacgattctgcatcgatgcagtgacagaccataatcgattattgcctactgatgttacttaTTGATTTTCTGGtggctgctttttttgtttttgccttttgtctattatctgctgtgttcagactccgctacatccaggaagtgtctttttttaagagcagatgcaataaaaaggggagtttatatatatgaatatctgactgcttgagtTAGTTGATGAAAACCgttgtgtagcaatatatattaatatgtaggaggtgacgcatcgtgatgtaTCGTGATATCGAATCGATTCAAATCATTGACAGGATAACCGTAATCaaatcgaatcgtgagaccagtgaagattcacacccttAATATGTACCTTGGCATTCTCTTCATAGTTGCGTAGCTCCAGCAGTAGATTCTGCCTGCGCTGGCTGAGCTCTCTGATCAGGTCCTGTTCAGCACTGGAGTCCATCAGATTCCCTTTAAGGTCTTTACTGGCTGGCAGGTAACCACGGACTACAagatacacacatttacaacgCTGATGACATTCCTGAACCCAAGCTTACATGGTCAGTTCTCACAAATAATGTTCAGCACGTTTACATGTCATGTCTGAATTAAGCTCAAAGTGCAGTACAGCTGAGGCGGACAGGAATAGGGCTGGACATCGTTTTGATTTCTAcaattctgattcttcctttcgattccggtctaatcatttcagattTACTTGAAGGCCTATAtgttgttgggtagtttcattcataataaaatatcgtattttataaactacgtgtgttttgtgtgcaaaaaatcttaatttgtgaagtaactagttactaaaGCTGCAACATTAATGTAGTGCACAAACAACATACCCTCTCCCTCTATGGAGGTGCAGATAAGTTGAGTCTGTCCATCCAACCTGTAGTCACCTTCCACCACTCCGGCCACAGAAGAGGAGAAGTTGTCTTTGAAAATGACCTCACCTGTTCGGTCACTACGAGCATCAATCTGAAATAAAAAGGGGAATGTAATCAAATACTGAGGACCAGCTAGAGATACTGTAGAAATGAGTGACTTGTTGTgctaaaaaaatctaattccAAATCACATTTCTGAGGTGTGAGTGCTGGTTTCTAAACGCCAGGCCTGCTAGGTTGTGTGCTGACCTTTCCATTGGACCAGCCAGTGATAAGCTCCACCACCCCATCAGCGTTCAGGTCAAAGGCATGGATGCTCATTGCGTGATTCTTAGACTGATGTGGGAGAGAGACATTGCAAATTTCAAAAGGTATGGGTGTTAGTAAAATGGCTCAAACAGGCTCAAATGGTTAAGGACATGGAGCAAGATATGGGACAGTTTGCATGATTATAGACATAGAAGGGAGGGGCACAGACATGGAACAGaactaaggctacatttacattgctacatttaaaaaaaaaaaaaaaaaagaatatcttttgctacgtttacaccttgcattcacactgctctgaCGTTTCAGAGCCTCTAAAACagagaaatatgaaaacacttttttacCCGTTTTAATTTGGAATCAGCATGGTTGTGTTGCAATCTCAACGGCCGCAATCGGAGACCTccggcaacaccgacactgacacCAACGTTTCGCCACCTGATTTTAAGCTACTAGTGTTatcatggcaactaccagcaaccgGCGGAGTAAACATGCTGCCTCCCGTTTacccagtatacgagaatgttgatgagatatgcggtttggccgtgttagtttaaaacggagattagttcttctactggagctaaaaacacttgtgtgcacgaagtacgcttttggctcaaaattCCACGTAAAAACCAAAACGGGCCCTTGATGTTTAAGTTTTCCCTTTGTCTcgtcataccacaacatggtgtttctggaaatAACACCACAGTACCTTAATCCTCCAGTAGCGGGCGGTGCGGTCATAAACTCCCACGGTGCCGTTGGCAAGGGCATAGCCAAACCTGCTGTCATGCATATGGCACAGCGATGTTACCGTCTGTatggagaaggggggggggggggggaacactTGTAAAAAAATAGGACTTTGCTAAAGCACAAAACAGATACGAGAATAAACAAGATACAACCAGTAACAGTGCAATGATGGTATTACTGTGGGACTGTCCCCTGTGCAGAACATCGTCTAAGGCTTTTGAAAAACTATGTTTCTCGGAAATCAACAAGCGTAATACTTCCATCCATTTACCTCATTTTCAGTCATCTCAGACACAAGCTCATCCTCTTTGAATACCCTGATGTCAAAGTCCTCCGATCCTACCAGgagctgtaaacacaaaacacGATAGCTGACTAAACAGTTTTGAATCAACAAATGATCATATGAACTGGGGGGGGTAATCGAAAAccgtatgtatcgtgatttttaAAATCGATTGTTATCCCtagaatcgttttttttttttgccaatgattcccctaaatattttctgtttatacggttccactgacggcgactacatatcctttttccagcaaaacagacggaaatcactgactgactgacatgtgattttttgtgtttttagaaatgtctcatgatatattgtctctagaagtgtattattcaactccttttttttttttttgttaaagaaggaacagtaaatcacaatactcaatactatcgaatcgcaatacttctaaaatcgcaataaatgaaaatcgcaatacaaatggaatcggcacccatgtatcgtaaaaagaatcaaatcgggacaaGCCCTACTATTAATATGAATTCATCTTTAATTGAACCCATGTCTATAGTTCAGACACAActgtaaacctttttttttcaaaatggagAGCTATAGAAAACAGGAGAGAGATAGGAGGAAGACAGTCAGGACTTACCTCATTTTTCCCATCCCCGGTGAAGTCACAGAGCACCAGAGATCTGACATTATCACCAGTTACCTAACAACAAGACACTTCATGAATACATTAATCTAGTTGATTTAGCCAAGGAGTTATTCATCCTGACAGGGAGTGAAAATAATCGCATTGACAAAATAAATTGGGCAAATGATCTTGTCCAACAGGTGGCTGGAAAATGGTTGAATATTTAGAAATATAACAAATGACAATGTGCTGTtaaaaggggcgctatgcagttttgttgttttctcgctttttgctcgcaggtttctctatagagctccccctacaacttcggaatagatatttggcaacgctGTCGTAAACACTCGTTGGCgactctcccccctcccatcttctccctctggtcatgtgcatttgttttcaaagaaacCGGCGAACGCACGGAGCCACGTCCACTGAGGTTTTTCCCGAAATATTACCCTTCTCTCCCGGgttttttcctacaatggccttagGAACGCTGTCggagcagaagcaacttgcgtttgccaacatcaagcagATCAAAGATACTTACAAGTGTAACAGCGAGAACGCCAGGTCAGCATCGGATTTGCAGGcttccgtttgtctcagttctcgcCATTCTGAAAACGCAGGTCCGATGTTTTCTCGTGTccgactcctcgctcggtcagtctgccgtttcctctttctctgttcctccgacaatgctttcctagctttctgcttcttttttgccggctcagccatgacgatagtgcgAAAAACTCCCATCGCTACCTTGTCcttatagctagccggttcctgtttgtgtgcagtgccgtaaaGCAATTAGTTACATcgtgagacctgatatcacgcgatgcTTCCTGACGCTGGGGCCGGcggcccaaagttgcaagggtggtttttccgctcacaggcgctaagGGGAAGCGAGAcggccaccattcaacccgaaaaaaaaagtcatataaccattccgatgactccgaagctgttcagttaaggtaaattaagctaaaaaaaaacctacatagttcccctttaacaatGAAACTAGTTACAGTTTAATAAAGTGTCACTGTCTCATGAGTTGTGCGCTATACTACTATTCAATGAAACCACTCTCTTGAATGTAAGACAGTCATGTATTCGGTTATTAAAATGTTGCCTTGCTGTTCTTACTGTCCAGAACTGGTCATTGCCTTCAAAGTCAAAGCCTTGTAAGGCGCAGTTCCCTCCAATGATGGCAAGAGGATTCTGGATGTCCCCGAGTTTTCCTAACACAATTGCATTGGCTCCATCCGTCACCTACACCCAagagaagaaacagaaacaaagtcCTTTAAAAGgtgaaatactgtaaaatatTCAGTCTCTACACAGAGACACGGCATAGATGCATAGGTGTTTTCACTCCAGTCCAGATGTCGATTTGTCAGCAAAATCACTTAAAAAGTCACACATAGATACAGCtctgtgtcagcgctggagtatggtctggctacaccacctatctattctgggataaggtgggggaaaaaaagctctcTGCCTATTTTGtattcctttaaaccaatcacaaccgtcctgggtGGCACTAAGCCCCGGATGCAGCAATGGTGCCCTTGCAAAAAAAGATAGCGGAGATAGCGAAAGGGAGGGACATGCTGCACATAAGAGACGCACCGGATGTCAGGCCTGATGTGCATCTGTTGAGCCCGACTACATTGTAGATTAACCCCTAAATGCAATGGATGTTTTTTCAAACATTCCTACTTACCTCTGGTCTTTAGCGACGCAGATTAATACAATCATTAAAATTACGTCGCTTTTATCGTAAACTTTTGGGAACAAATTATTAACAaaagcaaatgcacacaaaatatTTCGCCATTTACGAAGATTTTACAATGATTTTTAGATGTCATGGATGGACAGATGTGAGCGTTCCTCAGCCGAAGCGGCTCCATTTTCTAGACAAACCAATGAGTTTTAGAGCACCCGTCAGCTTTTGGAAATCGTGGCATCTATTTCCTTTTTTCACCAGTGCAACACTTGGGAGACCTTCTGGCTTCCCGAGTTAGACATTTGCCCAGGAAAAAGACTTGCGCATTTACAGCAGCAAGGTCGAGGCAGTTGAGATAATAATATGAGGATCCCTCATCGGTCCTAACTTCTCCTGGGACTGGTACTTGGACAGTATTTTGACTGTTGTCCCATTCAAAGCTAATGCCATCTGAGCTAGCCTCCTCATTCTCATGGTCCAGGTCTGCTTTTAAAAGACCTGATTCATAAATGGCACAAAAACAAATTCCTCATCATAAGCAGCTTCAGGTGCATCTTCATTTCCAGAGCAGCCGTCATCAAAAACCTCCTATACCAAAGAAAATACTGCACTAAACCTGACACccaggtagggctgggtaccaaattcaatactttttaggcaccttttttttttttgcctctgaagtatcgagtatcaaaaaataccttgtcattcaatacccaattcaaatacctaaggagtaaatctcatcagcgtcagtgagccaataagcatgcagcatgcttctgcCAAGATCcaataatgcttgtgattggctgtctaacgctacacgtcgtagagacaagcagaaaaaactctacgttacacagagacaagGCTCAcgtgttttataaaattggtatcggaaaaaaagtATCGCTTAGGAACCAGTATGGAAGTCATGGTATTGGTATCTGTACcgatatcactttttttttttttaacaatacccagccctacaccAGATGCTGCACCATCATGTTACTGTGACAGAAAGCATtacaatgtttgtttgtttatcggTTATTGACATTTTGACACCTGAACAGTGTAAAAAACAAATAGTTTGAGGAATACTAAGGGAGTTGAGTGCTTGattgtgtaatgtaataatACTGCAACCCTCCACTCAGGGGCGTGGCCGTAATTTCCGAAGTGAGGGGGACGGATTGTTCAAGAGGAGGATTTTTATTGAAAGATCCACTCCCATTTGTCTCTCCAAATCACGGATTCCAACTAGCCTCCATTTCATTTATGATTGATGGAAACACCGACATTTCCATACCATTTTACTGCTTTAGTGTAGGGGGGTATGTAGACATTTTTCACCGTAAAAGCCCAAAATTGGTGGCCTCTGGCACATTCTAATGACACTATTCCATCATATACACTGATCTTTATTATTGcatatttaaatgaatgttCCTCCTTATaatttttgtatatatttttattatatattattttattattgccaatatctacagtatatgggTCTATCAATCAACTGACGCAACCTGAGTAACGTGCACACTCGCCTACTAATGGTGCGTTCAAATCAACTCAGACGTGTTGTAAGTGTGGGGGACAGAGGGAACCGACATGGCTACGCCCTTGCCTCCACTCATTCTCCCTAGTCCCACTCACCTCTCTGTAGAATATATCAGCGTTGTCATGGACATCATAGGCCAGCAGGTTGGTCTGGGATCCCACCAACAGCGTGTCCCCAGTGGTGTTTGGTCCCAGCGTTCCTGCCGTCAGACAAGTGACTGCCTGGTTGATGTTGAGGAGTGAGATGTCAGAGTCTTGTGTGCTCTGGCTCAGTCGGTGGGCCACAGGTTTCTGACCACGAGCATGAGGGTTATGGATAAAAACCTtataaagagaaacagagaattCAGGGCTTGAGGTGGCAACATATAAAGTATGACGTATTAAAAGTAAGAAAGGTATTCGATAATAATTGAGTGCTGTAATGAGTGTATGAGAAGCTGTGGGGAAGTACTGTAAAGTGAAGGAGTGCAGAAATTATGTGTGAATTAAAGTCCAGAATATGGTCACTCTCTTCCCACAATGTTTCAACAAggccacaacaacaacaaaaatatatatatatagaaaaaagaaaggaagaacgATCATGTACTTAGACAGCAACCATGCTATGCTGTCTACTTTTTGCTCTTTAAGAATTCTCCAGTTATGTTGGAACAATTTCCCTTACCTTTCCAGCCTGTGTGGCTGCAGTAAGGCATGGGTAGACTCCATCAAATTTCCCAACAGTCACCATGCGAGGGTTAATCTTGTGGTTCAGCTTCAGTGTGAATATAGGGACCAACATGGTGACTACTGTATATCCCTAATCAGACATGAGTAAAAAGAAGGCGGCACTTTATTATTTCAGTTATTTTCGGATAGTAATTTGGGGAAATTAAGCACATGAGCCAAATAGTTTTCTATGCATAACGCATAGGAACAAATGACAATGCGTGATTTTGTTACACTAATGTAATTACAGGCTTTACCTCAGACAGTCAGAAGATAGtgctgttgcctagcaacaaAGACTGGCAAGCTAAAGCTTTTCATCTGGCTAATCTCCCTGTCCTCGTTtgctgtaaaaagaaaagaaaaaagaaagccaATTACACAACAAAAAGACACCACGCATGACTCTTTAACTAATTTTAACCCAGTTTCAATCGTTCAAGTACTATATGAATCCTTCGAAGGACATACAATCGTCTATATTGTTTGCCTTCATTGCCTAGCAAGCCTAATGTTACCATAACTAACGTAacatagttagctagctaaataacGTTTACGTTAACATCGCTGGCTTGAATGTTCCCAGAAATTGACAGTAAAACAAACGAGTTCACATTTTCGGGAAACCCGTACCAAGTTGTGCAAACAATCTTACCTCGCCCCCCTCCTCAGCTGTAAATATTGGAATATGGTTAAATTGAGCTAACCAGCTAATGAGCTAGCTGGTTGGCACGACAGGATTCCTTGCCAACAACTACTTCCTGTCTGCtgttttcagaataaaatattCTGGTTAAGTTTCTACAGAGCATTGGTGGCATGCAGCCTAATTTATGATATTTGATTTAAGCATAGGGTTATAAGTAGCCTAGGTCTACATTTACtctagtactgtacttaagtgcaaTCTTTGAAGCActtgtaggctactttacaTGAGTATGGTATTTCACTTTCTTGTTGCTATATTCCTCCATTCCATCTCATTTAAGAgtaaaatgttgtagcctactttttatccaactgcatttattttacaactatagttacttttcagatctAGATTTAACATGTCAATCCAATCATTTCtttgtaaaatatgatgcattgtgaTAGATTAGACTACCATCTAACattataaagtagttaaaattacCTCCACTGAGCCCTTCCAGTTGGGGCACTCAGACAGATTTGAGAAAGATCAAAATCGGATCCAAACCAAGTTAACCCTGTTATGTGTgggttattattttattttttttaaacattggaAAGCTACCGTTAGTGCCACAGAAGACATATGCCTATTTTTACAAGCTGAGTGGTAGGCCTACTTCTTGTGATGGGTAAAATGAACTTCATGTTCAAAATCGGGGGAGTGCCACATACAGGTGCTGCTTGCATGttgttaatgcatcagtaataacaTAATGACTAGAAAATTCCGGAAGAAATTTTGACTGTGTGCCTACTACTTGGTGCATATCCGAGTAACACTAGCTAAGTATTAATAGCAGTAGCTGTATTGATGTACATAGGTCACGCTGtcactgagagagacagaataaAAATTTTTAACAATAGCAATAGGGAATGGATGGATgggcttacaagacaccacaaatgcATACAGGTCAAGACCAGAGTACAGCGTAGTAACACTTACAGAAAGgttaaagtactgattatttacatggagtctggtgaatTTAGGATActtaaagtactgattatttacatggagtctggtggatttaGGATGcctaaagtactgattatttacatggagtctggtgggtttaggatgcttaaagtactgattatttacatggagtctggtgggtttaggatgcttaaagtactgattatttacatggagtctggtgggtttaggatgcttaaagtactgattatttacatggagtctggtgggtttaggatgcctaaagtactgattatttacatggagtctggtgggtttaggatgcttaaagtactatttatttacatggagtctggtgggtttaggatgcttaaagtactgattatttacatggagtctggtgggtttaggatgcttaaagtactgattatttacatggagtctggtgggtttaggatgcttaaagtactgattatttacatggagtctggtgggtttaggatgcttaaattactgtttatttacatggagtctggtgggtttagcgacaCGAGCCTTagcaatacaatatatatatataatacccAAATTTTGcttatattttaaatacatacagtgtTTTTTTAACGGTGAAGTGTTAAGTGTCTTaacccttcagagatagacctttttaaaacctatttgagacctttctgtttaccagAAACAGCTATGAAGTAGCTGGCACTAAAcccaccaaactccatttaaaaatcagtacttttagcgtgtatagagccaacaaatattttcacatgtaaatcagtaaacaatgtgtttatttcaaccaacactagagttgtgatggttggaaaaatgtagagaagatgaaaaatggcttttcatagttttgtttggtttctgtcaactttgaatggAGTGTGTTTTACGTTGCGActatttttgggggcttttcccttttattatgaagtgacagtggatagacatgaaaggggggggggagagagatggggaatgacacgcagcaaagggtagcaggtcagattcgaacccacgccactgcaaaggactcagccaacatggggcgaacgctctcaCTGGCTGAGCTAGATGCTGCtagatgcccccccccccctatagTTAATATCATTAGTAACAGCTGATCTGAGCTACCTTTActctgctgtttgacatgtcCTGTAAAGAGAGgtcaacacggcctacagtaaagagtctTTATGATAGGAGcgtaagaggtgtgtgtgtgtaagaagttGTTCCTATGGTGATTTCCACagtgagggagggggagacagtATCTTCCATGGGTCAAACATGTCCATTTAATGATAATTATACCTCTTAAGTTTGTTCTGTAAATCAAAACGGTGGGTCCAAACAGCAAAAATATTATCATCACAAGAAAGATATAGGTCTGGGGAATGCATTGATGTGGTTTTTATGTTTATGGTGTCAAATATATGCGACACAGAGCAGGTAACAAACAGGGAACTGCCTGCGTACTTCCagatatttaatttcattgtttcTATCGGCAGTTGGTATGAAGAAAGCCAAAAGTTTAGGTCTGGTGTATTCCATAGTTACATGTCTGCGACCGACACAAGATTTCCCACATTTTTTACCAAAAATGATGTATGAAGAATGAAAACTGTAGGGGAGAGAGCAATTTGTTTGGAAAACTTTCAGAGAATCATAATGCAGCTCCACCCTCTGTCCCCCCTTCTGGTCTTCAACATTCcagccacatacacacacgtgcgtgtgtgtgtgtgtgtgtgtgtgtgtgtgtgtgtgtgtgtgtgtgtgtgtgtgtgtgtgtgtgtgtgtgtgtgtgtgtgtgtatgtgtgtgtgtgtgtgtgtgtgtgtgtgtgtgtgtgtgtgtgtgtgtgtgtgtgtgtgtgtgtgtgagtgtgtgagaatgtgtgtgtgtgtgtgtgtgtgtgtgtgtgtgtgtgtgtgtgtgtgtgtgtgtgtgtgtgtgtgtgtgtgtgtgtgtgtgtgtgtgtgtgtgagaatgtgtgtgtgtgtgtgtgtgtgtgtgtgtgtgtgtgtgtgtgtgtgtgtgtgtgtgtgtgtgtgtgtgtgtgtgtgtgtgtgtgtgtgtgagtgtgtgtgtgtgtgtgtgtgtgtgtgtgtgtgtgtgtgtgtgtgtgtgtgtgtgtgtgtgtgtgtgtgtgtgtgtgtgtgtgtgtgtgtgtgtgtgtgtgtgtgtgtgtgtgtgtgtgtgtgtgtgtgtgagtgtgtgtgtgtgtgtgtgtgtgtgtgtgtgtgtgtgtgtgtgtgtgtgtgtgtgtgtgtgtgtgtgtgtgtgtgtgtgtgtgtgtgtgtgtgtgtgtgtgtgtgtgtgtgtgtgtgtgtgtgtgtgtgtgtgtgtgtgtgtgtgtgtgtgtgtgtgtgtgtgtgtgtgtgtgtgtgtgtgtgtgtgtgtgtgcgttaaagTACTACACtccccacaatcctaagcgtaacagcaacatctctgattggtggagatcACGGTTGCCAAGCAAATGTCTAGGGAGCCAGcagaataatttattttttcattgtttctatCGGCAGTTGGTATGAACAGAGCAAAAAGTTTACGTCCGATGGATTCCATAGTTACATGTCT contains:
- the bbs2 gene encoding BBSome complex member BBS2; protein product: MLVPIFTLKLNHKINPRMVTVGKFDGVYPCLTAATQAGKVFIHNPHARGQKPVAHRLSQSTQDSDISLLNINQAVTCLTAGTLGPNTTGDTLLVGSQTNLLAYDVHDNADIFYREVTDGANAIVLGKLGDIQNPLAIIGGNCALQGFDFEGNDQFWTVTGDNVRSLVLCDFTGDGKNELLVGSEDFDIRVFKEDELVSEMTENETVTSLCHMHDSRFGYALANGTVGVYDRTARYWRIKSKNHAMSIHAFDLNADGVVELITGWSNGKIDARSDRTGEVIFKDNFSSSVAGVVEGDYRLDGQTQLICTSIEGEVRGYLPASKDLKGNLMDSSAEQDLIRELSQRRQNLLLELRNYEENAKGVSETNNGMGVIPANTQLQTALSVRPATEAQKAHVELSISTPNETIIRAVLIFAEGIFEGESHVVHPSAQNLSGCVRVPIVPPKDIPVDLHIKAFVGGKTSTQFHVFEITRQLPRFSMYDITVDSSAAPPTGRVTFSINDRPQRVVMWLNQNFLLPEGVDSPDITLNSLRGGGLLSISMASSGQITLTTDDIDLAGDLVQSLASFMAIEDLSAEADFPGYFEELRTTLTEVDEFHSVHQKLTAAMADHSNYIRNMLVQAEDARLMGEMTTMKKRYRELYDLNRDLVNEYKIRSNNHNALLACLKSVNQAIQRAGRLRVGKPKNQVISACRDAIKSNNVNALFRIMRAGAASS